The following proteins are encoded in a genomic region of Triticum dicoccoides isolate Atlit2015 ecotype Zavitan chromosome 1B, WEW_v2.0, whole genome shotgun sequence:
- the LOC119349103 gene encoding anthocyanidin 5,3-O-glucosyltransferase-like, which translates to MAASAKTFVLYPSLGVGHLIPMVELAKHLLRRGHSAVVAVVDPPDGDAASAAAANPSIAFRLLAVPPSPDPAAHPVRRAHDTLRLANPALRAFLRALPAPADALLLDMFCVDALDVAADLALPAYFFFASAASDLAVFLNLPYLYPGLPSFRDMGDALVRCPGLPPIRAVDMLVTVQDKESDLTKVRLYQFKRIAEARGVLVNTFDWLEPTALKALADGVCVPDRPTPRIYCIGPLVNSGDASAGGEKRHECLAWLDAQPEKSVVFLCFGSKGAFSAAQLKEIARGLESSGHRFLWAVRSPPAEQREFPEPDLERLLPAGFLERTRGRGMVVKNWVPQAEVVRHEAVGAFMTHCGWNSALEAIMSGLPMVCWPLYAEQAQNKVFMVEEMKIAVALEGYEKGTVKAEEIDAKLRLVMETEEGRKLREMLAAARKMASDAIGDGGSSEVAFAEFLRDLESSSMENEGCNN; encoded by the coding sequence ATGGCAGCGTCGGCAAAGACCTTCGTGCTCTACCCCTCGCTGGGCGTCGGCCACCTCATCCCCATGGTGGAGCTGGCCAAGCACCTGCTCCGCCGCGGCCATAGcgccgtcgtcgccgtcgtcgaccCGCCGGACGGCGACGCCGCCTCGGCCGCCGCGGCCAACCCTTCCATCGCCTTCCGCCTCCTCGCGGTCCCTCCCAGCCCGGACCCCGCCGCGCACCCGGTCAGGCGCGCCCACGACACGCTCCGCCTCGCCAACCCCGCGCTCCGGGCCTTCCTGCGCGCGCTGCCGGCCCCCGCCGACGCGCTCCTGCTCGACATGTTCTGCGTCGACGCGCTCGACGTCGCCGCCGACCTCGCCCTCCCCGCCTACTTCTTCTTCGCCTCCGCCGCCAGCGACCTCGCCGTCTTCCTCAACTTGCCGTATCTCTACCCCGGCCTGCCGTCCTTCAGGGACATGGGCGACGCGCTCGTGCGCTGCCCCGGCTTGCCGCCGATCCGCGCGGTGGACATGCTGGTCACGGTGCAGGACAAGGAGAGCGACCTCACCAAGGTCCGGCTGTACCAGTTCAAGCGCATCGCGGAGGCGAGGGGCGTGCTGGTCAACACCTTCGACTGGCTGGAGCCCACGGCCCTGAAAGCGCTCGCCGACGGCGTCTGCGTGCCCGACCGGCCGACGCCGAGGATCTACTGTATCGGGCCATTGGTCAACAGCGGCGACGCGAGCGCAGGTGGCGAGAAGCGGCACGAGTGCCTCGCGTGGCTCGACGCGCAGCCGGAGAAGAGCGTCGTGTTCCTCTGCTTCGGCAGCAAGGGCGCCTTCTCGGCGGCGCAGCTGAAGGAGATCGCTCGCGGGCTAGAGAGCTCCGGACACCGATTCCTGTGGGCGGTGAGGAGCCCGCCGGCGGAACAGAGGGAGTTCCCCGAGCCGGATCTCGAGCGGCTGCTCCCGGCTGGCTTCTTGGAGAGGACAAGAGGCAGGGGCATGGTGGTGAAGAACTGGGTGCCGCAGGCGGAAGTGGTGCGGCACGAGGCGGTCGGCGCCTTCATGACGCACTGCGGGTGGAACTCCGCGCTGGAGGCGATCATGTCCGGGCTGCCGATGGTATGCTGGCCACTCTACGCCGAGCAGGCGCAAAACAAGGTGTTCATGGTGGAGGAGATGAAGATCGCCGTGGCGTTGGAGGGTTACGAGAAGGGGACGGTGAAGGCGGAGGAGATTGACGCCAAGCTGAGGCTGGTGATGGAGACGGAGGAAGGGAGGAAGCTCAGGGAGATGCTTGCGGCGGCGAGGAAGATGGCGTCGGACGCGATCGGCGACGGCGGGTCTTCGGAAGTGGCATTTGCCGAGTTCTTGAGAGATTTGGAGAGCAGCAGCATGGAGAACGAAGGATGCAACAATTGA